A region from the Gemmatimonadota bacterium genome encodes:
- a CDS encoding DUF512 domain-containing protein, with protein MVRIAEIEAGSIAEALELRIGTRVVRINGQPVRDGIDFTFLLADTELEIETVSPEGEAAVYEIQREPGEALGIVPQPDAVRECANKCVFCFIDGNPPGVRDALWLRDDDFRLSFTYGSYVTLTNLGPKGFQRLIDQRLSPLYVSVHATEPEVRRRLLVNEQAGEIMQRLAALTRAGLEVHTQVVLCPEWNDGSHLDRTIDDLWSLGPGVRSLSIVPVGLTRYNLGRPVRLLERPEAERALDQVERARVRARAERQRGWCYAADELFLVAGQDLPAASYYDDFELVENGVGAVRRFIDDIDGALERLPSLVGRRLRILTGASMAPFFRSRVHDVRRATGADLEVLEVENRFFGSSVTIAGLLAGADLAAAVHDPRGGDVILVSADALNQDQVFIDGMPLVELQRRVAPARLIVARSLPSALARL; from the coding sequence GTGGTCCGCATCGCCGAGATCGAAGCCGGCAGCATCGCCGAGGCGCTCGAGCTGCGCATCGGCACGCGCGTCGTGCGGATCAACGGACAGCCCGTGCGGGACGGGATCGACTTCACGTTCCTGCTCGCGGACACGGAGCTCGAGATCGAGACCGTCTCCCCGGAGGGCGAGGCCGCGGTCTACGAGATCCAGCGGGAGCCGGGAGAGGCCCTGGGGATCGTCCCGCAGCCGGACGCGGTCCGGGAGTGCGCCAACAAGTGCGTGTTCTGCTTCATCGACGGAAATCCCCCGGGAGTCCGCGACGCGCTCTGGCTCCGGGACGACGACTTCCGCCTTTCGTTCACGTACGGGAGCTACGTGACGCTCACCAACCTGGGACCCAAGGGCTTCCAGCGGCTGATCGACCAACGCCTCTCTCCGCTGTATGTGAGCGTGCACGCCACCGAGCCGGAGGTTCGCCGCCGTCTTCTCGTCAATGAGCAGGCGGGCGAGATCATGCAGCGGCTGGCGGCGCTGACTCGCGCAGGCCTCGAGGTGCACACGCAGGTCGTGCTTTGTCCGGAGTGGAACGACGGGTCGCACCTGGACCGCACCATCGACGATCTCTGGTCCCTCGGGCCCGGGGTACGGTCCCTGTCCATCGTTCCGGTAGGCCTGACCCGCTACAACCTGGGACGCCCCGTGCGGCTGCTCGAGCGGCCGGAGGCGGAGCGGGCGCTGGACCAGGTGGAGCGGGCGCGGGTGCGGGCGCGAGCGGAGCGCCAGCGGGGCTGGTGCTACGCCGCCGACGAGCTCTTCCTCGTAGCAGGGCAGGACCTTCCCGCCGCGTCCTACTACGACGACTTCGAGCTCGTGGAGAACGGCGTGGGAGCCGTGCGCCGCTTCATCGACGACATCGACGGGGCTTTGGAGCGCCTCCCCTCGCTCGTGGGACGCCGTCTCCGGATCCTCACGGGTGCGTCCATGGCGCCGTTCTTCCGGAGTCGGGTCCACGATGTGCGCCGCGCCACCGGGGCGGACCTCGAAGTCCTCGAGGTGGAGAACCGGTTCTTCGGCTCCAGCGTCACCATTGCGGGCCTGCTGGCCGGGGCGGACCTGGCGGCTGCGGTCCACGACCCGCGGGGAGGAGACGTCATCCTCGTTTCAGCGGACGCTCTCAACCAGGATCAGGTCTTCATCGACGGGATGCCCCTGGTGGAGCTCCAACGACGAGTCGCCCCCGCACGCCTGATCGTTGCACGCAGCTTGCCCTCGGCCCTGGCCCGCCTGTGA